One segment of Rosa chinensis cultivar Old Blush chromosome 6, RchiOBHm-V2, whole genome shotgun sequence DNA contains the following:
- the LOC112169984 gene encoding laccase-15, with protein MKHQKTCPLSTTELLVFLFLIVQFLSLLVQAEVHYYDFVVREKNYTRLCETKSILVVNDSFPGPEIRVHKGDTVYVNVHNQGDYALTIHWHGIKQPRNPWSDGPSYITQCPIPPGTNFTYEVLLSIEEGTVWWHAHSDWTRATVHGAFVILPAIGTTFPFPQPDEDEVLVIASWYTGDIKELIDESIQNGTDLPHSDAYTLNGQPGDFCACSYGTAYRRIVDYGKTYLLRIVNGNMNAEHYFAVAEHSLTVVGLDGAYIKPINTAYIVISPGQTMDVLLVANQSLGQYYMAIRQYSSENPSTVNFDHANVTAILEYRGDYTYETSPAFPSTLPMYLDKAAALKFTYQLRSLATPEYPVNVPLDITTRMYITVSMNVLPCDHTGCEIPENIVSSLNNVSWVDTKPTTNVLQAYYRNISGAYESNFPDQPTLFYNFTADSVPDFYDYTAQGTKVKVLNYNESVEIVFQGTNVMDGSVNHPMHMHGYSFYVVGYGFGNFDNETDPKGYNLVDPPEVATFGVPKRGWLAIRFKATNPGVWFWHCHFERHLTWGMNTAFIVKNGGTPETSIREPPTYMPPCIIPLNSRVHSYGEFIEEKIE; from the exons ATGAAGCACCAAAAGACATGCCCATTGTCAACTACTGAGCTTCTGGTGTTTCTGTTTCTTATAGTGCAGTTCCTCTCCCTGCTGGTTCAAGCCGAAGTCcattactatgattttgtt GTAAGGGAGAAAAATTACACGAGGCTGTGTGAGACAAAGAGCATTTTAGTTGTGAATGATAGTTTCCCAGGACCGGAGATACGAGTTCACAAAGGTGATACAGTTTATGTCAACGTGCATAACCAAGGAGATTATGCACTCACCATTCACTG GCATGGGATAAAGCAACCACGAAATCCATGGTCAGATGGTCCATCTTACATCACACAGTGTCCAATCCCACCTGGAACAAACTTCACCTATGAAGTATTATTGTCCATAGAAGAAGGAACTGTATGGTGGCATGCACATAGTGATTGGACTAGAGCTACTGTTCATGGTGCTTTTGTTATCTTGCCTGCTATTGGAACCACATTCCCATTTCCGCAACCTGATGAAGACGAAGTTCTTGTAATTG CATCTTGGTACACAGGAGATATAAAAGAACTTATTGATGAGTCTATACAAAATGGTACCGACTTACCCCATTCAGATGCTTACACTTTAAATGGGCAGCCAGGAGATTTTTGTGCATGCTCCTATG GAACAGCGTACCGTCGTATAGTGGATTACGGCAAGACATATCTTCTTCGTATAGTGAACGGAAACATGAATGCAGAACACTACTTTGCCGTTGCAGAGCATAGTCTCACTGTGGTTGGACTAGATGGAGCCTACATTAAACCCATAAACACTGCTTACATAGTCATAAGTCCTGGACAAACGATGGATGTCTTGCTAGTAGCAAACCAGTCTCTTGGCCAATATTATATGGCTATTAGACAATACTCAAGTGAGAACCCTTCAACCGTTAACTTTGACCATGCAAATGTTACTGCAATCCTAGAATACAGAGGCGACTATACATATGAGACATCTCCTGCATTTCCATCTACTCTTCCTATGTACTTGGACAAAGCAGCAGCACTCAAATTCACATACCAACTTAGAAGCTTGGCTACTCCAGAGTACCCTGTAAATGTTCCACTCGACATCACTACTAGAATGTATATTACAGTGTCGATGAATGTACTTCCTTGTGACCATACAGGCTGTGAAATACCTGAGAATATCGTTTCAAGCCTAAATAATGTTAGTTGGGTCGACACAAAACCAACTACAAATGTCTTGCAAGCCTACTACAg GAACATAAGCGGGGCTTATGAATCAAATTTCCCAGACCAGCCGACTTTGTTTTATAATTTTACAGCAGATTCTGTCCCCGACTTTTATGATTACACAGCACAAGGGACAAAGGTGAAAGTGTTGAACTATAATGAATCGGTTGAAATTGTGTTCCAAGGGACTAATGTGATGGACGGTTCTGTCAATCATCCAATGCATATGCATGGATATAGCTTTTATGTGGTTGGATATGGTTTTGGAAATTTTGACAATGAGACTGATCCCAAGGGGTATAATTTGGTAGATCCTCCTGAAGTAGCTACCTTTGGAGTTCCCAAAAGAGGATGGTTAGCAATCAGATTCAAAGCAACTAATCCTG GAGTGTGGTTTTGGCATTGTCATTTCGAGAGACACTTAACTTGGGGTATGAATACTGCTTTTATAGTAAAAAATGGGGGCACTCCGGAGACTAGCATTCGTGAGCCACCAACTTACATGCCCCCATGTATTATTCCATTGAATTCTCGTGTCCACAGCTATGGTGAATTTATTGAAGAGAAAATAGAGTAA